Within the Candidatus Tectomicrobia bacterium genome, the region GAATCGTTCCCGACGACAAGGAAGGGCGGTTACTTCTGGGGGAGACTGCCTACGCACTGGGCCAGTATGCACGGGCGGAGAAAGCCTTCGAAACCGCCCTCGCCCTGGGCCCGGCCGCGCCCGAGGCGCGCAACGGGCTGCGGCGCGCGAGGGAGGCGCTGGAGCGCCGCGGCGCCCTTCAGAAGGAGCAAGCCGTCCTGGCGTGGGACACCGGGTTCAAGACTCGGCTTCTGCCGCTGACCCTGCCCAGCGACGGCCTCCGGCTTTCTGGCGGAGGCCTGGGACCGCCGGCCGTGAGCGGCGAGGGAGATATCGCGTTCGCCGCGGGCGAGGAAAGGCGCTTCAACCTCTATACGTTGTCGGGCAATGGAGTCGATCTGGCCCGGCGGATTTCGAGCTCTTCCGGGTTCACCTCGTTCGAGCGCGAAGAAAAGCGTCTGATGGTGACGGTCGACATCGGCCCCCGCCTCGAGGTGGGCGCCTTCGACATACAAAAAGGCACGATGAGGGTCATTCACCGGGGCGAATGCCAGCACCCGTACCTGTCGGAAAGGCACCGCGCGCTCCTCTGTGGCACTCCCGGAGGCGTGCTCCTGGTGGATCCGGTGGCGGGGCACGCCTCGACCGTTTTCCGGGAGCCGCGGGCCCGACATCCGCGGCTGGGCGGGCGCGGGCAAACGATCATCCTCGCCGAACGGGGCGAGGTGATTTGGCTCGACCGGACCGGTCAGGAACAGGGCCGTCACCGGATTCCGGGACAAGAGGCGGACGCGAGTTATCCCGATTTTTCTCCGGACGGGTTGTGGATCGTTTCCGGGGAAAGCGGCCTGCACCTCACCTCCGTCAAGGAGAAGGTTTCCGTCCCGCTGGACCATCCCGCGCTGGAGGGCGCCGGCCGGGCGGCTTTCGACGCCGGGGGCGGGGCCATCGTGTTCGTGAGGGAGGGAAGACTCTACCGGCTGGAGCTCCCGAAAGAGATGGAGGGCTTTTTCGCGCTCCAACATGCCCGGGTGCTGATCCGGGGAAACAAGCCGGGCGCCGCGGCCCGCTTGCTCAAGAATCTCCCTTCCGGCGAGCGCGGCCGTTTCGCCTATCAACTCCTGCTGGGCGAAGCGCTGATGGGGTTGAACGTGCATGAAGAAGCCGAAGCCAGTTTGAACAGGGCCGGCGAACTGGAGCCCAAGGACTGGCGCGCGCCCTTCTTGATCGGAAAGCTCCGCGCAGCGCGAAAGGACTGGGCGGGGGCGCTTCGGAGCCTGGATCGCGCGGCGCATCTCGCTCCGGACCGGTACGAGGTCTATCTCGCCCGGGCGCAGGCGCACGCGTCGGCCGGCCGCCGCCAGGCCGCCGCCCAGGACTATCAAGCCGCCCTCCGTCATGCGGAGAAGACGCCGGGCGTCAAAGCGGATGCGGCCGTCCTGGGCCTGCTCGACGCCTACGTGCGGGAAGGACGGATCGATGAGGCCCTCCTGCTGCTGATCGATCGGGCGGGGAGCCTGAGCCCCCAGACCCTTCATACCGTCCGCACGGCCGCCCGCTATCAGCCTCTCCAGCGCGATTCCCGCCTCCGGGAAATTCTGGGGCTTCCCCGCGAGGCCGCTTTGCGGGACTCCTCTGAGCCGTCATCGCCGGCGGAGCCCGTGGAGTTCATCCCTTACCGGGCGAACGTCTTTATCGACGACAATCCGAGCCCGGTGCCGTCGGAGGTGATCTCGGAAGAGGGCGGCGAAGTGACGATCCGGGCGTTCGGCATCGTGGAGAAGTATCCCCGCGGGCGGCTGCGCATCGTCCGCTGAGGCGGCTTGAGGCCATCGAGATGTACACGGCGTTCTTCGGACTGAAAGAAAATCCCTTTGGGATTGCCCCCAACCCCAAATACGTCTTCTTGAGCCGGGCGCACCGCGAGGCGATTGCGCACCTGAAATACGGCGTCGAGGAACGGAAGGGTTTCATCCTCCTCACGGGCGAGGTGGGCACGGGCAAGACGCTCCTCTGCCGCTGCCTTCTCAACGCATTCGGCGATGATGTGAAGACGGCCCTCATCCTGAACCCGATCGACTCGGCCGATGGGCTTCTCCGCCGCATGAACCGGGACTTGGGAATCGACATGCAGCCCGGCGACAAGCCGCTCGATCGCTTGAACGAATTCCTCCTGGAATGTTACCCGCGCGGGCAGAATTGCGTTCTCATCATCGACGAAGCCCACAACCTTCCGCTCGAGGTGCTCGAGCAAATCCGTCTCGTGTCGAATCTCGAGACCGAACGCAGCAAGCTCATCCAGATCATCCTGGTGGGGCAGGAAGAGCTGAATGTCATCCTGGGGCTGCATTCCATGCGGCAGCTTCGGGAGCGGATAGCCGTCGGATATCACCTGCGGGGTTTCGACCTCCAGGACACGCGGGAGTACATCCGACACCGCCTTCGTACCGCCGCCTTGCACCGCCCGCTCGAATTCACGGCCGGCGCGGTGAAGTCGGTCTACCGGGCGACGGGAGGAAACCCCCGCCAGATCAACATCCTCTGCGACAGGGCCCTCCTCGCCGCTTATTCGAACGGGAAACCCGTCATCAACCGGGCGGCCGTGGCCGAGGCGTGCCGCGAGATGGCCGCCAGCCGGATGGGTCGGTGGAGGCCCTGGAGCCTGATGGCGGCGGCGCGGGACCTGCCGCCCAGGCGGATCGCGTGGACGGCCGCGGTATTCGCCGGGCTTGTCACCGGTTTCATGGCGGGAAGGATTTGGGGATGGCCGTAGCGGAGACTCGGGAAGGACGGGCCTGGAAGGCGGAGGGCCGGCGGTGAGCATCATCCTGAAAGCGCTTCAGCGGGCGGAGCGGGAGCGGCAGTACGCGCACCGCGAAGGCTCCGCTCCCCTCTTCTGGTCTGCGGCCGGGCGGGCGCGGCGTCCGAGGCCGATTGCGGCCCTCGCCCTCGCTTTCGCATTGGCCGCCGGCGCGGGAGCCTGGTCTCTGGGCGGAAGGGGAAAACAAGCCCCGGAGCGTTCAGACCGCGAGGCGGCCGGGGCCGGGCCGCAGCGAACGGCGGCCCCGCCCACGGCGAACGCCGCGCCGCGAGCGCCCTTTCCCCCAAAAGACGGCTCAGGCAGGGCCGGCGTCCTTTCCTCCCTGCCGGCACCGGCGGCCGAGTTGCGGGCGGCGCCGCCCGAGACCTTGATGATTTCCGGAATGACGGCCCGGACCGCCTCCTTCCAGGGGCTTCCGGAAGAAAAAAAGGCGGCCGCCGCCGCGCTCCCTCCGGCAACCCCGGCCCCGGAGGGCCGTATCCGTGAAGGCCGGCAGCCTGGCGCCGCCCTCCCGGCCCAAGCTCCGGCGGAGGCGAGGAAGGTCAGCGAGCCAGAGGATCTGGACGAGGCCATCGCGCATTTTCTCGCGGCGCTGCGCGTGCGCCCCCGCCACGCCGCCACCCACGCGGCGCTCGGGCGGCTGTACGCGAGGAAGGGTTCCTACATCCTGGCGATCAATGAACTGCGCATGGCGGCGGAACTCGCTCCGGGCGATTCTGAATCCCTCTACGCCCTGAGCGTCCTCTATGCGCGCCTCGGAAACGCCAAGGCCGCGCGCGATTATCTCGCGCAGACGATCCGCAAGGACCCGGACGCCCGGCAGCGGGCCCTCGGCGAGCGGGAATTCAGCCGCTTTCTCGCGGATCCTCCATTCCGGGCGCTTTTGGGGGTCACCGCGGAGAATCGCCGCCCATGAGTCTCCGTCATCTCCTATATGGAGTAACCTTTTTTTTCGGCCTGGCGGGCGCCGTCCTGGCCGTGGACACCTTCTTCACCTATCTGGGCATATGGCAGCCCGCCCCCGTCGCACTGGCGCCGCCTCCTCCCGCGAATCCGGTCCGGAAGCCGCCAGCCGTCGACTATTCGGTCATCGTCCGCCGGGATTTGTTCGCGCCGGATGCCCCCCCGGCTCGGCCTCCCGCTCAGGCGCAGGCCGCGCCTCGACGGGAGGTTCCGCCGCCCGCGTCGGCTCCGCCGCCCCCGGCGGCTCCGGAAGAAAACTTCGCCGCCAAGTTCCGGCTGGTCGGCACCACCGTGTTCCCGAAAGGAGGCGGGTACGCAATCCTGGAGGACGTGGCTTCCAAGCGGCAATCCGTCCACCGGCAGGGAGACACGGTCCAGGGAGCGGTCGTCGAGAGGGTGAGGCGAGGGGAAGTCCGGCTGGCGATCGGCGGGCGGACCGAAACCCTCACCGTCTTCGAGGACAAGGAGGACGGCGGGCCGCAGGGGAAGCCGTCTTCTCCGGGCCCCGGCGCGTCCCGGGAACCCGGCGCCTCCACGGGCCCCCCGTCCCTCTCGGGGCCGGATAGCGCGGCTGTCAGGCTGCCTCGGGAGCAGGTGGCCCGGGTGGTGGAGCGGGCGAGGAGCTATTTCCGGACGGAGCCCTACGGCCTGCCGGGGGGCGTCGCGGGTGTGCGGGTGTACCCGCTTCAGGCGGGGGTATTTCAGATCCTGGGATTCCAGCCGGGGGACGTCATCCTCGCCGTCGATGGGAGCGCCGTCAGGACGGAAGCCGAATTGTTCGCCGCCATGGGCCGGGTGCTGGAAAGGGGCGAGAGCGCCGTCGAGCTTCTCCGCGGCGGGAACAAGCTCAGCCTCTCCTTTCAGGTCCAATGACAAAGGGCGCTTTATGAGAAGAGCATGGAGCTGGATGATGCGGGCGGCGCTGCGGCGGGCGCTGGTGGCTCTGATTCTGGCCGGAGCGGGCCCGGCCGCCTGGGCTCAGGCGCCCGCCCCTGCTCCCCCCGCCCCTCCGGCCGCGGCGGCCGAAGGCGTCATCCTCGATTTCGACAATGCCGACATCCGGGTGGTCATCCGGCACATCAGCGACCTCACCGGCCGGAACTTCCTGGTGGACGAGAAGGTGCGGGGAAGGGTGACCATCATCACCCCGACGCGGATCCGCCTCCAGGACGTGTATCAGGTCTTCCTGTCCATCCTTCATACCTATGGCTTCACCGCCGTTCCCGCCGGGAACGTGACGCGCATCCTTCCGCTGGCCGATATCTCCCGCTCGGGCGTCCCGACCGTCCGCCAGCCCGATATCCGCACGCTCTCCGCCTCGGATCGGATCGTAACCGCCATCATCCAGATCCAGCACGCGGACACGAACACTTTGTCCACCCTCCTGCGATCCATGGTGGCGCGGGAGGGCAACATCATTCCCTATGTGCCCTCCAATACAATCGTCCTGACCGACACGGCGGCGAACGTGCAGCGGCTGACGGCGATTGTCCGTTCCCTCGACATCCCTGCGGCCTCCGCCGTCGTGGAGGTCGTGCACCTTCGGCATGCCCAGGCGAAGGAGCTCGCGGCGACGCTCGAGCGGCTGGGCGAGGAGATCATCGAATCGCCGGAGGCGGCCCGGGGCATCAGGGGTCCCGGCCCTCCGCTGCCCCCGGGCAGGCTGAGGCAGGTCCGGGTGGTTCCGGACGAGCGGGTCAACTCGCTCATCCTCCTGGCGCCCCTTCCGGAGATGGTCCGGCTGCAGAGCCTGGCCCGGAAGCTGGACGTTCCGCCTCCCCCCGAGCGGAGGCGGATTCACGTGTACCGTTTGGAAAACGCCGTGGCCGAAGAGCTCGCGCGGGTGCTGACCCAGCAGATCGAGACCCGCTCCGAGGCGGTGCAGCGCGTGGCGGCCGCGCCGGCGCGCGGCAGGACGACGGCCCCCGCCTCTCCCGCCGCGCCGCCCCGCCGGACCCCGTCCGCCGCCGGAGGCTCCGCGCCGACCTTCGCGGACGTCACCATCACGCCGGACAAGGCCACCAATTCGCTCATCATCGGCGCCTCGCCGGAGGACTTCCAGGCGCTGTCCGAGATCATCCGGAACCTGGACATCCAGCGCTCCCAGGTGCTCGTGGAGGGCCTGATCGCGGAGATGACGCTGGACAAGGCCCGCGAGCTCGGCCTGGAATGGCGCATCCTCAGCGCCCCCAAGGAGGGCGAGACCCGGGTCATCGGCGGCACCAACCTCCCCCTGCCTGGCAGCAGCCAGGGCATCATCAATCAGTTCGCCTCCTCTCCCTTCGCCGGGCCGGCCGGGCTGGTGCTCGGGGCCGCGCGCGGCACCATCACTTTCGGCGGCCAGACTTTCTTCGATCTCCGGGGGCTCATCCGCGCATTCGAGACGGAATCAGACATCAACATCCTCTCGACCCCGCAGATTCTCACCACCGATAACGAGGAGGCGGAGATCATCGTCGGCGAGAACCGGCCCTTCGTGATTCAAGCGCAGACGACGGCCGAGGGCTCCACGGTGCAGACCTTCGAATTCCGGGACATCGGGGTGAAACTGCGCATCATCCCGCACATCAGTCCGAACCGCTTCGTGCGGATGAAGATATTCCATGAGATCACCAACTTCGTGACGGAGGCCCAGGTGGGCGCGGTGACCACCACCAAGCGCCAGGCGGCGACCGCGGTGACGATTGAGGACGGGCAGACGGTTGTCATCGGAGGGCTCATCCGGGACGACATCACCGACGCCAACACGAAGGTCCCGCTGCTGGGGGACGTACCCATCCTGGGCGGGCTGTTCCGCTCGCAGGCGGCGCGGAGGATCAAGACGAACCTTTTGATCTTCATCACCCCGCGGATCGTGGTCACGCCGGAGGAGCACCGCCACCTGACGGAGTTCAAGAAGGAGGAGACCGGGCTCATTCGGCGGCCGTTGAGGCCCTCCATCAAGGAGAGGATGTGAATTTCGCGGTTCAGGAACGGAAGCGGCTGGGGGAATGGCTGCAGGAGACGGCGGGGCTGGACCCGGCCCGGCTGGATTCGGCGCTGGCCGAGCAGCGGTTGAGCGGAGGCCTGCTGGGGGAGATCCTGGTGGGAAAAGGCCTGGTCACCGAGCGCGCCCTCCTGGAGGCGCTCGGGCGCCAGTGGAACGTGCCCTACCTGGAGGAGCTGGATCTCGGAGGGCTCGATCCGTCCCTGCTGGGGCGCCTTCCCGTTCCGTTCCTGCTCCGGCACAAGGTGGTGCCCGCCCGGCAGGAGAACGGCGGCCTCCTCGTCGCCACCGTGAATCCGCTCAACATGGCTCCCGTGGACGCCCTGGGCTCGGCCCTGGAGATGCGGACCGAGATCGCGCTGGCGCCCGAGCGGGTCATCCTGAGCGCCATCCATTCCCTTTATGAGCGCGAGGAGCATTCCGCCGGGGCCATGATCGAGGAGCTCGATGTCGGCGGCTCCGCCATCGAGGCGCCCGAAGGGACGGAGCTGGGAGAGGAGCTCGACCTCTCCCACGACGCTCCCGTCATCAAGCTGGTCAACCGCGTCATCTACCAGGCGGCGAGGGACCGGGCCAGCGATATCCACTGGGAGCCCTTCGAGAGGGAGATGCGCGTCCGCCTCCGGGTGGACGGCGTCCTGCACGACGTTCTCCGCTTCGACCAGCGCTATCAGGCCCCCGTGACCGCCCGCCTGAAGATCATGGCCGGAATGGACATCGCCGAGCGCCGCCTGCCCCAGGACGGGCGCATCCAGCGGAAGGTCGGGAGCCGCGAGATCGACATGCGCGTTTCGTCCGTGCCGACCATCCACGGAGAGCGGCTCGTCCTGCGCCTCCTGGACCGGAGCAGCATGCTCCACTCGCTGGAGGACATCGGGCTATCGGGCGGCCAGTTCACCGCCTTCGAGGGCCTCATCCGCCGGGCGCACGGCATCATCCTGGTCACGGGGCCGACCGGCAGCGGCAAGACGACCACTCTCTACGCGGCCATCCAGAAGCTTCATCAGACGCACACGAACATCATGACCATCGAGGATCCCGTCGAATACCAGCTCGACGGCATCGCCCAGATGCAGGTGTCGACCAAGACGGGCTTCGGCTTCTCCGAGGGGCTCCGGTCGGTGCTTCGCCAGGACCCGGACATCATCCTCGTGGGCGAAATCCGGGACCGGGAGACGGCCGAGGTGGCCATCCACGCCTCCCTGACGGGGCACCTGGTCTTCAGCACCCTCCATACGAACAACGCCGTCGGGGCGATCACGCGTCTCGTGGACATGGGGATCGAGCCGTTCCTCATCTCCTCGTCCGTCATCGCCGTCCTGGCCCAGCGCCTGGGCCGCCGGGTCTGCCCCCGCTGCGCCGAGGCGGCGCCGGCGGAGGCGGGGGCGCTGGAGCGGATGGGCATCCCAGCGGAGGAGATTCCCGCCCTCTCGGGCCGCCTCCGGCGCGGGAGGGGCTGCCCGGAGTGCTATCAGACGGGCTACCGGGGCCGCACCGGGATTTTCGAGCTGCTGACGATCGACGACGACCTTCGGGAGCTGATCATGGCCCGGAAGGACGCCTCCACGCTCAACGCCGCCGCCGTCAAGAAAGGGATGCGGACGCTCCTGGCCGACGGAGCCCGGAAGGTGGCCGCCGGAGTCACCACCCCGGAAGAAGTGCTCCGCATCATTCAGACATAGTGGACGCTATGCGGGACGGAAGGTAGGGGATGCCGGTATTCGTGTACCGGGCGCTGGATTCGAAGGGCCGCGCCCACGAAGATCAGATCGTCGCGGAGAGCCTCGTTTCGGCGCGGGAGGCGATCCGCAGGAAAGGGTTCTATCCCGTCGAGGTCCGCGACGACCGGGCGGGATTCTGGACCTCGCCCCTCCTCGCGCTCCCGTTCCGGGGGGAGCGGCTCTCGTTCGCGGAACTGGTCGGCTTCACGCGTCAGCTGGCGACGCTCCTGAACGCGGGGATCCAAGTGGTCCCTGCGTTTTCTTTGCTCATCCGCCAGACTCGGGAGGAAGCCGCCCGGCGCGTGCTGACGAAGATCCGGGAGGCCGTGAACGAGGGCGCCTCCCTCTCCGGCGCGATGGGCGCCTATCCCCGCGTCTTCTCGAATCTGTACGTCAGCATGGTGC harbors:
- a CDS encoding tetratricopeptide repeat protein, with translation MARENPAAFFFCRFAFWMVASVLLSGCAAITAQPETSQAEALPFIRQGDAAYERMAFEAAWEAYRKAETAGARSGVVFYRMDTLNAILRKSHRETAEVQYRKETRRLLDEEYRGGKGGPAVYFYLAQLMEGGEGSASHRHRLYAEAVRKFESGGFERLETGDMEKLGRMYQFLGLPEKAEKLFLQAQAMDSRNAFAAYGLGQFYRQAGRHRAALTEFERFTGIVPDDKEGRLLLGETAYALGQYARAEKAFETALALGPAAPEARNGLRRAREALERRGALQKEQAVLAWDTGFKTRLLPLTLPSDGLRLSGGGLGPPAVSGEGDIAFAAGEERRFNLYTLSGNGVDLARRISSSSGFTSFEREEKRLMVTVDIGPRLEVGAFDIQKGTMRVIHRGECQHPYLSERHRALLCGTPGGVLLVDPVAGHASTVFREPRARHPRLGGRGQTIILAERGEVIWLDRTGQEQGRHRIPGQEADASYPDFSPDGLWIVSGESGLHLTSVKEKVSVPLDHPALEGAGRAAFDAGGGAIVFVREGRLYRLELPKEMEGFFALQHARVLIRGNKPGAAARLLKNLPSGERGRFAYQLLLGEALMGLNVHEEAEASLNRAGELEPKDWRAPFLIGKLRAARKDWAGALRSLDRAAHLAPDRYEVYLARAQAHASAGRRQAAAQDYQAALRHAEKTPGVKADAAVLGLLDAYVREGRIDEALLLLIDRAGSLSPQTLHTVRTAARYQPLQRDSRLREILGLPREAALRDSSEPSSPAEPVEFIPYRANVFIDDNPSPVPSEVISEEGGEVTIRAFGIVEKYPRGRLRIVR
- a CDS encoding AAA family ATPase, with product MYTAFFGLKENPFGIAPNPKYVFLSRAHREAIAHLKYGVEERKGFILLTGEVGTGKTLLCRCLLNAFGDDVKTALILNPIDSADGLLRRMNRDLGIDMQPGDKPLDRLNEFLLECYPRGQNCVLIIDEAHNLPLEVLEQIRLVSNLETERSKLIQIILVGQEELNVILGLHSMRQLRERIAVGYHLRGFDLQDTREYIRHRLRTAALHRPLEFTAGAVKSVYRATGGNPRQINILCDRALLAAYSNGKPVINRAAVAEACREMAASRMGRWRPWSLMAAARDLPPRRIAWTAAVFAGLVTGFMAGRIWGWP
- the gspD gene encoding type II secretion system secretin GspD; its protein translation is MRAALRRALVALILAGAGPAAWAQAPAPAPPAPPAAAAEGVILDFDNADIRVVIRHISDLTGRNFLVDEKVRGRVTIITPTRIRLQDVYQVFLSILHTYGFTAVPAGNVTRILPLADISRSGVPTVRQPDIRTLSASDRIVTAIIQIQHADTNTLSTLLRSMVAREGNIIPYVPSNTIVLTDTAANVQRLTAIVRSLDIPAASAVVEVVHLRHAQAKELAATLERLGEEIIESPEAARGIRGPGPPLPPGRLRQVRVVPDERVNSLILLAPLPEMVRLQSLARKLDVPPPPERRRIHVYRLENAVAEELARVLTQQIETRSEAVQRVAAAPARGRTTAPASPAAPPRRTPSAAGGSAPTFADVTITPDKATNSLIIGASPEDFQALSEIIRNLDIQRSQVLVEGLIAEMTLDKARELGLEWRILSAPKEGETRVIGGTNLPLPGSSQGIINQFASSPFAGPAGLVLGAARGTITFGGQTFFDLRGLIRAFETESDINILSTPQILTTDNEEAEIIVGENRPFVIQAQTTAEGSTVQTFEFRDIGVKLRIIPHISPNRFVRMKIFHEITNFVTEAQVGAVTTTKRQAATAVTIEDGQTVVIGGLIRDDITDANTKVPLLGDVPILGGLFRSQAARRIKTNLLIFITPRIVVTPEEHRHLTEFKKEETGLIRRPLRPSIKERM
- the gspE gene encoding type II secretion system ATPase GspE, whose amino-acid sequence is MNFAVQERKRLGEWLQETAGLDPARLDSALAEQRLSGGLLGEILVGKGLVTERALLEALGRQWNVPYLEELDLGGLDPSLLGRLPVPFLLRHKVVPARQENGGLLVATVNPLNMAPVDALGSALEMRTEIALAPERVILSAIHSLYEREEHSAGAMIEELDVGGSAIEAPEGTELGEELDLSHDAPVIKLVNRVIYQAARDRASDIHWEPFEREMRVRLRVDGVLHDVLRFDQRYQAPVTARLKIMAGMDIAERRLPQDGRIQRKVGSREIDMRVSSVPTIHGERLVLRLLDRSSMLHSLEDIGLSGGQFTAFEGLIRRAHGIILVTGPTGSGKTTTLYAAIQKLHQTHTNIMTIEDPVEYQLDGIAQMQVSTKTGFGFSEGLRSVLRQDPDIILVGEIRDRETAEVAIHASLTGHLVFSTLHTNNAVGAITRLVDMGIEPFLISSSVIAVLAQRLGRRVCPRCAEAAPAEAGALERMGIPAEEIPALSGRLRRGRGCPECYQTGYRGRTGIFELLTIDDDLRELIMARKDASTLNAAAVKKGMRTLLADGARKVAAGVTTPEEVLRIIQT